A part of Rhinatrema bivittatum chromosome 16, aRhiBiv1.1, whole genome shotgun sequence genomic DNA contains:
- the LOC115077725 gene encoding olfactory receptor 13F1-like, producing the protein MEMENKTWTTGFIILGFNKHSHEETLIYVIVLPTFFISILGNLGFLTLMWSDHHLHKPMYFFLSNLSFIDICNTTVTLSTFLQSLIKGKTLISFSLCMTQLYCVISLTSTEVLLLSAMAYDRYVAICHPLRYPLMMNKRICILLVAASWLTGCLDELPVEIIISQFSYCGSNEINHFFCDPNALLKLSCSDTHNFETVVLSEGIFLSLIPFLLTLLSYIFIIGTVLKIHHSDGRSKAFSTCSSHLTVILLFYGTIMCVYMRPSSMQSPEQDKMFALLYTVLTPMLNPIIYSLRNQEVKNALRKIIIRKQYERKKTLSAFHLICCQE; encoded by the coding sequence ATGGAGATGGAGAATAAGACATGGACAACAGGATTCATTATTCTGGGGTTTAATAAACATTCTCATGAGGAAACCTTAATTTATGTAATAGTTTTACCAACCTTCTTTATCTCTATTCTGGGAAACCTTGGGTTTTTAACATTAATGTGGTCTGACCATCACCTCCACaaacccatgtacttcttcctcagtaacctGTCCTTCATTGATATCTGTAACACCACAGTCACTCTCTCAACCTTTCTGCAAAGTCTCATAAAAGGGAAAACATTAATTTCCTTCTCTCTGTGTATGACACAGCTTTACTGTGTTATAAGTTTAACAAGTACTGAAGTTCTTCTTCTCTCTGCCATGGCCTATGACCGCTATGTGGCAATATGCCACCCCTTACGATACCCACTCATGATGAATAAAAGGATCTGTATCTTATTGGTGGCTGCTTCATGGTTAACTGGCTGTCTTGATGAACTTCCAGTTGAAATTATCATATCTCAGTTCTCCTATTGTGGCTCCAATGAGATTAACCACTTCTTCTGTGACCCCAATGCACTGCTAAAGTTATCCTGTAGTGATACTCACAACTTTGAAACAGTTGTACTTTCTGAAGGAATATTTTTGTCTCTCATCCCATTTCTTCTAACTCTATTATCCTACATCTTTATCATTGGAACTGTCCTGAAAATCCATCATTCTGATGGACGAAGCAAGGCCTTCTCCACTTGTTCCTCCCACCTGACAGTTATTCTTCTATTTTATGGGACAATTATGTGTGTCTACATGAGGCCCAGTTCAATGCAATCACCAGAGCAGGACAAAATGTTTGCCCTCCTGTACACAGTACTCACCCCCATGCTAAACCCTATTATTTATAGTCTAAGAAATCAAGAAGTTAAAAATGCTCTCAGAAAAATCATCATTAGAAAACAATATGAAAGGAAAAAAACTCTCTCTGCATTCCATCTGATATGCTGTCAGGAATAA